The DNA region AGCCGGAACAGGAATACCTGGCGCGGGATGCCGTGGACGATCAGCTCGGGGTCTAGGCCCAGCCTACGCATCGCCAGGACGGCGAACTGCAGGCGCCGGCGGGGGCCGTAGCCGAAGCCCGTCCGCGGGTCCAGGCCGTGCTGGGCCAGGAAGGCCCGGATGTGGGGGAACAGTTCGTCCGGTAGGTGGAACGTACCGGTTCTGGCCGTGAAGCCGAGGGGTTCAGCCACCGGCCGACCGCGAAATGTCAGCCGGTTGTAGATGCTGGAGCGGCCGTAGGCACTGGTGGTGGTCAGAAAAAGGAGGTCCGCCGGAAGCCGCCGGCCCTGCAACCACGTCACCGCTCCCTCGTAGCGGCGACGGTAGGCCTCCCGCACCTCCGCCGAGACCGCGAGCATGGCGACGAGCTTGCCCCCTAGGAGGAGGTTATATGGGGGCAAGGCGCCTAGGGTGTAGACGTCCAGTGAGCGGTTGACGGTCTCCACCTTGTCGGGACGGGTGAGGCCTAGGGCCCGGTCGCGGCAGCCGAGGTCGATGGGCGGGCTCTGCATTCCCAGCAGCCCGATGAGCTTGCCCGTGGCGGCGTCGCGCACGAGGAAGCGCAGTCGACGGCCGT from Bacillota bacterium includes:
- a CDS encoding Druantia anti-phage system protein DruA yields the protein MTETGPVDTAWLREQILQALERQGFTLVVDARGRPRLLTPHDKTGLQAVHAAAREAQLRRHARFLFRFWPRARQHLADGREVIPESIEPVLEPADDGEAADLFRFFRLVYWSLPYFKGYGRRLRFLVRDAATGKLIGLLGMQSPPIDLGCRDRALGLTRPDKVETVNRSLDVYTLGALPPYNLLLGGKLVAMLAVSAEVREAYRRRYEGAVTWLQGRRLPADLLFLTTTSAYGRSSIYNRLTFRGRPVAEPLGFTARTGTFHLPDELFPHIRAFLAQHGLDPRTGFGYGPRRRLQFAVLAMRRLGLDPELIVHGIPRQVFLFRL